From a region of the Roseivirga sp. 4D4 genome:
- a CDS encoding NAD-dependent epimerase/dehydratase family protein: MERILVIGACGQLGSELTNELGRLFGNSNVIASDISQPVSAISDFTFEQLDVMNADRLNDIVKTHSITQIYHLAAILSAKGEENPKWAWNLNMTGLLNVLETAKENQLRIYWPSSIAVFGPSTPRANTPQDTVMDPNTVYGISKLAGERWCEYYHEKYGVDVRSLRYPGLIGYKSLPGGGTTDYAVDIYHKALRNEPFECFLSEDTYLPMMYMSDAIKATLDLMQAPADHIKVRSSYNVSAISFSPKEIVAAIQKEIPEFSASYEPDFRQAIADSWPDSIDDSVARNDWGWSPNYDLDKMTSDILENLPALLSEFEQA; this comes from the coding sequence ATGGAGAGAATTTTAGTGATTGGAGCCTGTGGCCAACTTGGTTCAGAATTGACCAATGAGCTTGGAAGGCTGTTTGGTAATTCGAATGTCATCGCCTCTGACATTTCCCAACCGGTATCCGCCATTTCGGACTTTACATTTGAACAGTTGGATGTGATGAATGCCGATCGTTTGAATGACATTGTCAAAACACATAGCATTACTCAAATCTATCATCTAGCTGCAATTCTTTCCGCTAAAGGAGAAGAGAATCCGAAATGGGCATGGAACCTCAATATGACTGGCTTACTCAATGTTTTGGAAACGGCTAAAGAAAATCAGTTAAGGATTTATTGGCCAAGTTCCATTGCCGTTTTTGGTCCTTCTACTCCTAGAGCCAACACGCCTCAAGACACGGTAATGGATCCCAACACGGTCTATGGCATAAGCAAGTTAGCGGGCGAAAGATGGTGCGAGTATTATCACGAAAAATATGGTGTTGATGTAAGAAGCCTGCGTTACCCTGGCTTGATCGGATACAAGTCCTTACCAGGAGGTGGCACCACAGATTATGCGGTAGACATTTACCATAAAGCACTGAGAAACGAACCTTTCGAGTGTTTTTTATCCGAAGACACCTATCTGCCAATGATGTATATGAGCGATGCCATTAAGGCCACTCTAGATTTAATGCAAGCACCTGCAGATCATATCAAAGTTCGGTCGAGTTATAACGTATCAGCCATTAGCTTTTCACCAAAAGAGATCGTGGCAGCCATTCAGAAAGAGATTCCAGAATTTTCTGCTAGTTATGAGCCAGATTTTAGACAAGCGATTGCCGATTCGTGGCCTGATAGTATAGATGACTCTGTAGCTAGAAACGATTGGGGTTGGTCACCAAATTATGATTTGGACAAGATGACCTCAGATATTTTAGAAAACCTGCCGGCCTTGTTAAGCGAGTTCGAACAGGCCTAA
- the kbl gene encoding glycine C-acetyltransferase, producing the protein MYDKLKPQLQAEIQSIKEAGLYKQERVITTPQAADIKTDDGKEVINFCANNYLGLSSHPKVVAAAKAAIDTHGFGMSSVRFICGTQDIHKELEQKISEFLGTEDTILYAAAFDANGGVFEPLFGPEDSIISDALNHASIIDGVRLCKAMRFRYKNADMADLEEQLKAADAKGAKQKIIVTDGVFSMDGTIAPMDKICDLADQYNALVMTDECHSTGFMGKTGRGVHEHHNCMDRVDIITGTLGKALGGASGGFTSGKKEIVDLLRQRSRPYLFSNTLAPSIVGASIAVFDMLSETTALRDKLEENTKYFREQMTAAGFDIKPGEHAIVPIMLYDAVLSQKMASAMLEKGIYVIGFYFPVVPKGQARIRVQISAGHERHHLDKAIAAFKEVGKELGVI; encoded by the coding sequence ATGTACGATAAATTAAAGCCACAGCTACAAGCAGAGATTCAATCCATTAAGGAAGCAGGACTCTATAAACAGGAACGTGTAATTACTACCCCACAAGCAGCTGATATCAAGACCGATGATGGAAAAGAGGTAATTAACTTCTGTGCCAATAATTATTTAGGTTTATCGTCACATCCAAAAGTGGTTGCAGCGGCTAAAGCGGCTATCGATACCCATGGCTTTGGTATGTCATCAGTGAGATTCATTTGCGGAACGCAAGACATTCATAAAGAATTAGAGCAGAAGATTTCTGAGTTTTTAGGCACTGAAGACACCATTCTTTATGCGGCTGCATTTGATGCTAATGGAGGCGTATTCGAACCTTTATTTGGACCTGAGGATTCAATTATTTCTGATGCTCTAAATCATGCCTCAATCATTGATGGAGTCCGACTGTGTAAGGCGATGCGCTTTAGATACAAGAATGCTGATATGGCAGACCTTGAAGAGCAACTTAAGGCTGCGGATGCCAAGGGAGCAAAGCAAAAAATCATTGTGACCGATGGTGTTTTTTCTATGGACGGCACCATTGCCCCGATGGATAAGATTTGTGACCTAGCGGATCAGTATAATGCACTTGTGATGACGGATGAATGTCATTCAACGGGCTTTATGGGTAAAACCGGACGTGGTGTTCATGAGCATCATAACTGCATGGATAGGGTAGACATTATCACAGGAACTCTGGGTAAAGCCTTGGGTGGCGCTTCTGGTGGTTTTACTTCTGGTAAGAAAGAAATTGTTGACCTCCTGCGTCAGCGTTCCAGGCCTTATTTGTTCTCGAATACATTAGCTCCATCAATTGTAGGTGCATCCATTGCAGTGTTTGATATGCTATCGGAAACGACCGCCTTGAGAGATAAACTTGAAGAGAATACTAAGTACTTCCGTGAGCAAATGACTGCTGCTGGTTTTGATATAAAGCCAGGAGAACATGCCATTGTACCAATAATGCTTTATGATGCGGTCTTATCTCAAAAAATGGCCAGTGCCATGCTGGAAAAGGGTATTTACGTGATTGGCTTCTATTTTCCCGTGGTGCCGAAAGGGCAAGCCAGAATTAGAGTGCAGATTTCAGCTGGTCATGAGAGACATCACTTAGACAAGGCGATCGCTGCCTTTAAGGAAGTAGGGAAAGAATTGGGAGTGATTTAG
- a CDS encoding enoyl-CoA hydratase/isomerase family protein: MANYQNILFENKEGTVHLTINRPDKLNALNIQTIEDIKVAFEEIYDDNSIKAVIITGAGEKAFVAGADISEIAELNELNARNFAESGQEVFSAIENCHKPVIALVNGFALGGGCELAMACHMRVATANARFGQPEVNLGVIPGYGGTQRLTQLIGKAKSFELCMTGDMINANQALTLGLINHVVESPTEALAKCEELLNKITSKAPVAIGLVIDCINAVNNEQENGYQTEANGFAACTKTTDFAEGTTAFLEKRKPEFKGE; encoded by the coding sequence ATGGCGAATTATCAAAATATACTTTTCGAGAATAAAGAAGGAACCGTTCATTTAACCATCAATCGACCTGACAAACTGAACGCACTCAATATTCAGACCATTGAGGACATTAAAGTAGCCTTCGAAGAAATTTATGATGACAACAGCATAAAAGCCGTCATTATAACCGGAGCTGGGGAAAAAGCCTTTGTAGCAGGTGCAGATATCTCAGAAATAGCTGAATTGAATGAATTGAACGCTAGGAATTTTGCCGAAAGCGGACAGGAAGTATTCAGTGCAATTGAAAACTGCCATAAACCAGTAATTGCTCTAGTCAATGGTTTTGCCCTTGGGGGTGGTTGCGAACTGGCGATGGCCTGTCACATGCGTGTGGCTACTGCCAATGCCAGGTTTGGGCAACCTGAAGTAAATTTGGGAGTTATTCCTGGCTATGGTGGCACTCAGAGATTAACACAATTGATCGGTAAGGCTAAGTCTTTTGAGTTATGTATGACCGGAGATATGATTAATGCCAATCAGGCGTTAACATTAGGGTTGATCAATCATGTAGTGGAAAGTCCTACCGAAGCACTTGCAAAGTGCGAAGAGCTTCTTAATAAAATAACCTCAAAGGCTCCGGTAGCCATTGGCTTAGTAATTGATTGTATCAATGCTGTCAATAACGAACAAGAAAATGGCTATCAGACAGAGGCCAATGGTTTTGCTGCTTGCACCAAAACCACAGACTTTGCCGAGGGCACTACGGCATTTTTAGAAAAAAGAAAACCTGAGTTCAAGGGAGAATAA
- a CDS encoding DUF1599 domain-containing protein produces the protein MEEQTVGEYKQVIKACKDIFLKKTQDYGTAWRVLRLPSITDQIFIKAQRIRSIQEKGAQKVDDDISGEFIGIINYCVIALIQMNLTDDDPMEMDVQVLEPLYDKHVKETMELLLNKNHDYGEAWRDMRVASITDIVLMKLLRVKQIEDNQGKTIISEGIDANYMDMINYAVFCMILMGFAKS, from the coding sequence TTGGAGGAGCAAACGGTAGGCGAATATAAGCAAGTTATTAAGGCCTGTAAAGACATATTTCTCAAGAAAACTCAGGACTATGGTACGGCCTGGAGAGTGTTGAGATTACCTTCTATTACGGACCAGATCTTTATAAAAGCACAACGGATTCGCTCTATTCAGGAGAAAGGTGCTCAGAAAGTGGATGATGATATCTCAGGAGAGTTTATCGGGATAATTAACTACTGTGTGATTGCCTTAATCCAAATGAACCTCACGGATGATGATCCCATGGAAATGGATGTGCAAGTGTTGGAACCGCTTTACGATAAACATGTGAAGGAGACCATGGAGCTTCTATTAAATAAGAATCACGACTATGGTGAGGCATGGAGAGATATGCGTGTTGCTTCAATAACGGACATCGTATTGATGAAGCTTTTGCGTGTTAAACAAATTGAAGATAATCAAGGGAAGACGATCATTTCAGAAGGGATTGATGCCAATTATATGGATATGATCAATTATGCCGTTTTCTGTATGATTCTGATGGGATTTGCCAAATCATGA
- a CDS encoding shikimate kinase, whose product MNFRNGIFLIGLAGSGKSTLGKSLATRLSYKFIDLDAEIEKKEGVTIPEIFKKYGEGQFRIFERETLHQLIAVEDHFVLATGGGTPCYHFNMDAMNEAGMTIYLDVAPGDLALRIIEDGVEGRPMFKSYDHVDLIQEIREMKARREEYYELAKIKIRDNRISAEMIISNINAAKD is encoded by the coding sequence ATGAATTTTAGAAACGGTATTTTCCTGATCGGACTCGCGGGGTCTGGTAAGTCGACCCTTGGGAAATCCTTGGCAACAAGGCTCAGCTATAAGTTCATTGACCTAGATGCAGAAATTGAAAAGAAGGAGGGGGTGACAATTCCAGAGATTTTCAAGAAGTATGGGGAAGGGCAATTTAGAATCTTTGAGAGAGAAACTTTACACCAACTCATCGCAGTTGAGGATCACTTTGTGTTAGCAACGGGTGGTGGTACTCCGTGCTACCATTTTAATATGGATGCCATGAATGAGGCGGGTATGACCATATACCTTGATGTTGCCCCTGGAGACCTAGCCTTAAGAATTATTGAAGATGGTGTAGAAGGCAGGCCCATGTTCAAAAGCTATGATCATGTAGACTTGATTCAGGAAATTAGAGAAATGAAGGCCAGGCGTGAAGAATACTATGAGCTGGCCAAAATAAAAATTAGAGATAATCGGATTTCCGCGGAAATGATTATCTCTAATATCAATGCGGCTAAAGACTAG
- the folP gene encoding dihydropteroate synthase — protein MKAKDKLFSTKSTLNLRGNLVSLDSQKVMGILNTTPDSFYEGSRANGLQEIVDRAGKMLEAGAFILDIGGYSTRPGAEDITEVTELERTVPAIEAINKAFPKAYISIDTFRSEVAKAAVNAGASLVNDVSGGNLDSEMFKTVAKLNVPYILMHMRGTPATMKTHTDYDHLLNDISAELSAKCSVLKGLGVKDIIIDPGFGFAKTIAQNYDILRNLGYFKRLKLPILAGLSRKSMIYKTLDTSAEEALNGTTALNMAALINGASILRVHDVKEAMETIKLYKAYKG, from the coding sequence TTGAAAGCGAAAGATAAGTTATTTAGTACAAAAAGCACATTGAATCTCAGGGGAAATCTGGTTTCTCTGGATAGCCAAAAAGTCATGGGGATTCTCAATACCACTCCTGACTCATTCTATGAGGGGAGCAGAGCCAATGGTCTTCAGGAAATTGTCGATAGAGCCGGGAAGATGCTTGAAGCCGGGGCCTTTATACTAGATATTGGAGGATACTCTACCAGGCCGGGTGCTGAGGATATTACCGAAGTTACAGAACTAGAAAGGACCGTTCCAGCCATTGAAGCCATTAACAAGGCTTTTCCAAAGGCGTATATTTCAATAGATACATTCCGATCAGAAGTAGCCAAAGCTGCAGTAAATGCCGGAGCTTCACTGGTCAACGATGTTTCTGGGGGTAATCTGGACAGTGAAATGTTCAAAACTGTGGCGAAACTCAATGTCCCTTATATTCTTATGCATATGCGAGGAACTCCTGCGACCATGAAGACCCATACAGACTATGATCACCTTCTGAATGATATAAGTGCCGAGCTTTCTGCTAAATGTTCAGTACTAAAGGGTCTTGGTGTTAAGGACATAATTATTGACCCTGGGTTTGGCTTCGCAAAAACGATTGCGCAGAACTATGATATCCTTCGGAATTTGGGTTATTTTAAAAGATTGAAGTTGCCGATACTGGCTGGCCTGTCAAGAAAATCAATGATCTATAAAACGCTTGACACCTCTGCCGAAGAAGCACTCAATGGAACAACAGCATTAAATATGGCTGCCTTGATCAATGGTGCATCGATATTGAGAGTCCATGATGTAAAGGAGGCGATGGAAACAATAAAGCTTTATAAGGCATACAAGGGTTGA
- the cdaA gene encoding diadenylate cyclase CdaA, whose amino-acid sequence MIYAFKIGFLDVRWIDILDILLVSVLLYQVYKLLKGSVAVRVLIGFLVLYLVYLVVRAAQMELLAGILGQFMGVGVLAAIIIFSQEIRKFLLILGKTTFRQNDLLQSIMIWKKREAKESFNITPIIEATKALSSTNTGALIVFSKSSELKFYVDSGDFMDATISKRLLISIFNKYSPLHDGAVIINQGKVRAARCILPVSERDLPAQFGMRHRAALGMSEATDTLTLIISEETGQMSLARNGLIDSNLSIPEIRKRINDYHQEREPIPEVIDPEGNEPLDVAS is encoded by the coding sequence TTGATATACGCATTTAAAATAGGGTTTCTAGATGTAAGATGGATTGACATCCTGGATATCCTATTGGTCAGTGTTCTGCTTTACCAGGTCTATAAACTCTTAAAAGGTAGTGTAGCAGTAAGAGTACTAATTGGGTTTTTAGTGCTCTACTTAGTTTACTTAGTCGTGCGCGCAGCACAAATGGAACTACTCGCTGGAATCCTTGGTCAATTTATGGGAGTTGGAGTATTGGCCGCCATTATCATTTTCTCCCAAGAAATCCGAAAATTCCTGCTCATTCTAGGCAAAACAACTTTCCGGCAAAACGACCTGCTGCAGTCTATCATGATCTGGAAAAAGCGAGAAGCCAAAGAATCCTTTAATATCACACCTATTATTGAAGCCACCAAAGCACTTTCAAGTACCAATACAGGTGCCCTTATTGTATTTTCTAAAAGCTCTGAACTCAAATTCTATGTCGATTCAGGAGACTTTATGGACGCCACCATCTCTAAGCGACTTTTAATCTCAATTTTTAATAAGTACAGCCCTTTGCACGATGGTGCCGTCATCATTAACCAAGGAAAAGTAAGAGCTGCCAGGTGCATACTACCAGTTAGCGAAAGAGACTTGCCGGCACAGTTTGGTATGCGCCATAGAGCTGCATTGGGAATGTCGGAAGCTACGGATACTTTGACGTTAATCATTTCCGAAGAGACTGGTCAAATGTCTTTAGCCAGAAATGGTTTGATTGACAGTAACCTCTCTATTCCTGAAATCCGAAAGCGTATCAATGACTACCATCAGGAAAGAGAGCCTATCCCTGAGGTAATCGATCCGGAAGGAAACGAACCACTTGATGTGGCTTCCTAA
- a CDS encoding lipopolysaccharide biosynthesis protein, giving the protein MSQIKKLAGQTAYYGIGSILGRVLNFLLIPIWTDRLVRSEYGAVTELYAYVALCLIVYTFGMETAFFRFSNKSNKKETYQSTATAVLTTSAFFSSLIYLFSGPIAHLLGNGVEQQYVQYMAAILFIDGLIAIPFAKLRLEQKALKFALIKVGVISVTILLNLLLIIVLPDIYDGKYLVSLQSAVQKIYDPSIGIGYIFIANLLANLLYLPLLWRELSQVRLSIHWTTFKPMLVYALPIFLMGLGGMFNEQGYALILKHVFPEELGVSGSDALGVFSGAFKLSVIMMLGIQAFRYAAEPFFFSHAENKEAPALFARIMHYFVVFNVVVLVGVALNTELIADVFLRNDSYKEALFVLPILLIAKLFYGVYVNLSVWFKLTDKTIYGTYYALIGAVITLVGNLLLIKELGYYGSAVTALVCYGAMSLICYSQGKKFFPIPYNFKPLFLYLALGVILIYGVDFIQIENKWWSYGFKLVVTLGFAGVMFLIEGRKIQYKST; this is encoded by the coding sequence ATGAGTCAAATTAAAAAACTCGCGGGCCAGACGGCCTATTATGGCATTGGCAGTATACTCGGGCGAGTACTCAATTTTCTATTAATACCCATTTGGACGGATCGGCTGGTCAGGAGCGAGTATGGTGCGGTCACAGAACTATACGCCTACGTGGCGCTATGTCTCATTGTCTATACCTTCGGTATGGAAACGGCTTTCTTTAGGTTTAGCAATAAGTCCAATAAAAAGGAAACCTATCAGAGTACAGCCACGGCTGTTTTAACTACATCCGCATTCTTTTCAAGTCTCATTTACCTTTTTTCTGGCCCTATTGCACATTTGCTCGGTAATGGTGTGGAGCAGCAATACGTTCAGTATATGGCTGCCATTCTATTTATTGATGGGCTTATCGCTATACCATTCGCTAAGCTGAGGCTTGAGCAAAAAGCCTTGAAATTTGCGCTAATAAAAGTTGGCGTGATCTCGGTTACCATTCTCCTCAACTTGCTTTTGATCATTGTATTGCCTGACATCTATGATGGTAAGTATTTAGTCAGCCTCCAATCAGCAGTTCAGAAAATATATGACCCATCTATCGGCATAGGCTATATTTTTATTGCAAACCTTCTAGCCAACCTCCTCTATCTGCCCTTACTCTGGAGAGAGCTCTCTCAGGTCAGACTTTCTATTCATTGGACAACTTTCAAACCTATGCTCGTTTATGCCTTGCCCATCTTTTTGATGGGACTCGGTGGCATGTTTAACGAGCAAGGCTATGCGCTAATATTAAAGCATGTTTTCCCAGAAGAATTAGGTGTCTCAGGCAGCGATGCCTTGGGTGTGTTCAGTGGAGCTTTCAAGCTATCGGTGATCATGATGCTTGGAATTCAGGCGTTTCGCTATGCTGCAGAGCCTTTCTTCTTCAGTCATGCTGAAAACAAAGAGGCGCCTGCGCTCTTTGCGCGCATTATGCATTACTTCGTGGTGTTTAATGTTGTCGTTCTAGTTGGTGTAGCACTTAATACAGAGCTTATTGCAGACGTGTTTTTGAGGAACGATAGTTACAAAGAAGCACTCTTTGTGCTCCCTATTCTCCTAATTGCCAAACTATTTTATGGCGTTTATGTCAACCTGAGTGTTTGGTTTAAGCTCACAGATAAAACCATATATGGCACCTACTATGCGCTCATTGGGGCTGTGATTACCTTAGTAGGCAATCTGTTATTAATCAAGGAACTGGGATATTATGGAAGTGCCGTCACTGCCTTGGTATGCTATGGTGCCATGAGCTTGATATGCTACTCCCAAGGCAAAAAGTTCTTTCCTATACCTTATAATTTCAAACCGCTCTTTTTGTATTTGGCTTTGGGGGTCATCCTAATTTACGGAGTTGACTTTATCCAAATTGAAAACAAATGGTGGTCTTATGGTTTCAAACTAGTGGTCACATTAGGTTTCGCTGGGGTGATGTTTTTAATTGAAGGCAGAAAAATTCAATACAAATCGACATAG
- a CDS encoding NADP-dependent isocitrate dehydrogenase, with amino-acid sequence MRTQSRITVAHGDGIGPEIMDATLRIMDAANVGLTYDTIEIGEKVYKSGHKSGISPESWEILRGNKVFLKAPITTPQGGGYKSLNVTIRKSLGLYSNVRPFRAYPPYVPSFFPHMDVVIVRENEEDLYAGIEHQQTTEVVQTLKLISQPGSEKIIRYAFEYARAYGRKKVTCMTKDNIMKHTDGMFHNIFDEVKLEYPDIAADHWIIDIGSAVVAARPESLDVVVTLNLYGDIISDIAAEVAGSVGMAGSSNVGMTHGMFEAIHGSAPDIAGQNIANPSGLLNGATMMLVQMGRADKAELIQNAWLKTLEDGIHTGDIYRANRSVEKVGTKEFADAIIDRLGQKPTKLAAVKYNEDVAISVSIEEKPAKKKELVGVDVFIDWRGESRDADEIGDRLLNVASTENLKLKLISNRGVLVYPGGIPETFKTDHWRCRFVNPEGKILNNSDVLELLQSVQDAGFDFIKTEHLYHFDGERGYSLSQGE; translated from the coding sequence ATGAGGACACAATCAAGGATAACCGTTGCTCACGGTGATGGAATAGGGCCAGAAATTATGGATGCCACACTACGCATCATGGATGCTGCAAATGTGGGGCTGACTTATGACACCATCGAAATAGGGGAGAAGGTCTACAAATCGGGACACAAATCGGGTATCAGCCCAGAATCTTGGGAAATATTAAGAGGTAATAAAGTATTCTTGAAAGCTCCAATCACCACTCCTCAGGGTGGAGGATATAAGAGTTTAAATGTGACCATCAGAAAGTCTTTGGGTCTTTATTCAAATGTTCGCCCTTTTAGGGCTTATCCGCCTTATGTGCCATCTTTCTTTCCTCACATGGATGTGGTAATTGTGAGGGAAAATGAGGAGGACCTTTATGCAGGTATTGAACACCAACAGACAACTGAGGTAGTACAAACCTTGAAGTTGATCTCTCAGCCAGGAAGTGAAAAGATTATTAGATATGCTTTTGAATATGCAAGGGCATATGGTCGTAAGAAGGTGACTTGTATGACAAAGGATAATATTATGAAGCATACTGATGGTATGTTCCATAATATTTTCGATGAAGTCAAATTGGAATATCCGGATATCGCTGCTGATCACTGGATCATTGATATTGGATCGGCTGTGGTGGCTGCCAGACCTGAGTCTTTGGATGTAGTGGTTACCCTGAACCTCTACGGTGACATAATCTCTGATATTGCTGCAGAAGTAGCTGGTTCAGTAGGTATGGCCGGTTCTTCTAATGTAGGTATGACGCATGGAATGTTTGAGGCCATTCATGGGTCAGCGCCTGACATTGCCGGACAAAATATTGCTAACCCTTCAGGGTTGTTAAATGGAGCAACTATGATGTTGGTTCAGATGGGGAGGGCAGATAAGGCTGAACTCATTCAAAATGCCTGGTTAAAGACATTGGAAGATGGAATCCATACAGGAGATATCTACCGTGCTAACCGAAGTGTAGAAAAAGTTGGTACGAAAGAGTTTGCAGATGCGATTATCGATCGTTTGGGCCAAAAGCCTACGAAACTCGCTGCAGTTAAGTATAATGAAGATGTTGCCATTTCCGTGTCTATCGAAGAGAAACCAGCTAAGAAGAAAGAGCTTGTTGGAGTAGATGTTTTCATTGATTGGAGAGGTGAAAGCAGAGATGCAGATGAAATAGGGGATCGTTTGTTAAATGTTGCTTCTACGGAAAACCTAAAATTGAAGCTTATTTCGAACAGAGGAGTGTTGGTTTATCCTGGCGGAATTCCTGAGACTTTTAAGACAGATCATTGGAGGTGTAGATTCGTGAATCCTGAAGGAAAGATTTTGAATAACTCTGATGTGCTTGAGTTGCTTCAGAGCGTTCAAGATGCAGGCTTCGATTTTATTAAAACGGAGCACCTATATCACTTCGATGGAGAAAGAGGTTACTCTTTGAGCCAAGGGGAATAA
- a CDS encoding MauE/DoxX family redox-associated membrane protein — MKVLNAIARYIVGGLFIFSGLIKVNDPVGTQIKLEEYFSVFAVDIAPFFESLKPISLFLSMLLSTLEVVLGIALLLKYREKLVTTLLLAMIVFFTFLTFYSAYFNKVTDCGCFGDAIKLTPWESFIKDIVLLVFIVVLFVNRKKNQLLEETKLKTGIVAASLVFCLAVAFWSVNHLPTIDFRAYKAGTSIPADMLPPANDPSVVPKITNFAIYGDESDHTQEVLRGNKLLVVVHETEKTDIDSYNMLNSLIGALGNQVDVVAITASSGPQFEDLRHTVQLAIPYYYSDKTLLKTMIRSNPGLVLLNNGEVMKKWHYNDIPDAGELLSNLN; from the coding sequence ATGAAAGTATTAAACGCAATAGCACGCTACATAGTAGGGGGCCTCTTTATATTCTCAGGCCTAATCAAAGTCAATGATCCCGTAGGAACCCAAATAAAATTGGAGGAGTACTTTTCGGTTTTTGCCGTTGATATTGCTCCGTTCTTTGAATCGCTAAAACCGATCTCATTGTTTCTGTCCATGCTGCTTTCGACTTTGGAAGTAGTATTAGGTATTGCCTTGCTTCTTAAGTACAGAGAAAAACTAGTGACGACACTGTTGTTGGCAATGATCGTCTTTTTTACTTTTTTGACTTTCTACTCTGCCTATTTCAATAAGGTGACGGACTGTGGGTGTTTTGGAGATGCCATTAAGCTTACCCCATGGGAATCTTTTATTAAGGATATAGTCCTTCTTGTCTTCATTGTGGTGCTCTTTGTCAATAGAAAGAAGAATCAACTTCTGGAAGAGACGAAACTCAAAACAGGTATTGTTGCTGCTTCATTGGTTTTTTGCCTGGCTGTGGCTTTCTGGTCCGTTAATCATTTGCCGACAATTGATTTCAGAGCCTACAAAGCCGGTACCAGTATTCCTGCGGACATGCTTCCTCCTGCAAATGACCCCAGTGTTGTGCCTAAGATTACCAACTTCGCTATTTATGGAGATGAGTCTGACCACACGCAAGAAGTGCTGAGAGGCAATAAACTTTTGGTGGTAGTCCATGAGACAGAAAAGACTGATATTGATTCTTATAATATGCTGAATAGCCTGATTGGTGCCTTAGGAAATCAAGTAGATGTGGTTGCTATTACGGCATCATCTGGTCCACAATTCGAGGATTTACGCCATACGGTTCAGCTTGCTATCCCGTATTACTACTCTGACAAGACTTTGCTCAAAACGATGATTAGATCAAACCCGGGACTCGTGCTGTTGAATAACGGAGAGGTAATGAAGAAATGGCATTACAATGATATCCCTGATGCCGGGGAGTTACTATCTAATTTGAATTAA